ATTAATCCTAGACCGAAGAAAAGTGCCCCAATCTCTACCATATACCACCCATGTACTTTGACGCCCCAAGCCAATAGCAGTAAGGCAATACCAAATCCAATCAGTATGATAGTACGCTGAGGAGTTAGGGGAATCTCTTCCGCTTGTAGCTTGTTACTTTTCTCATTCAGCAATACGTCTTTACCATATAGGATACTTTTTGAGGTAGACTTAGAAATCCTTAATGCATAAAACATGACAAAGCCAATCGCCAAAAAAGTCATGATAATCCACACCATAAAACGGTACTGCAACCCACTGAATGTAGGAAGTTGGGCAATCCCTTGGGCTATTCCTATTGTAAAAGGATTGTAGAATGCCCCAGCGAATCCAGCTCCAGCCCCTACAAATGGAATGGCAACTCCTACGATTGTATCCAGTTGCATGGCATGGGCCAATGGAATGGTAATCAAGATAAAAACCAATACCTCTTCACTCATCCCAAAAGTTGCTCCAGCAAAAGAGAAAATAAGCATGATAAAAGGAATGATCAGCCACTTGTACATAGGGTGCTTGCTACTGAAAAACACAAGCTTTTGTAAGCCAGCATTGATGGCCCCAGTTGCATTCAGCATTCCAAAGGCTCCACCTACAATAAAGATAAAGGCAATAACCTCAGCAGCAGAGGCAAACCCTCTTATAGGAGCAGTGAAAAAGGAAAGCAATGACTGAGGAGCAGGGTTGACTTCTTGGTATGAGCCTGCTACAAGTATCGTCCGATTATTGACAACAGTTCTCTCAAATTCACCAGCGGGAACGACCCACGTGAGCCCTATAAAAAGTAGCAGTATACCACTGACTATGACAAGTGTTTCTGGCAGTTTAAATTTCATGTTCCATGTATTTTTATTTTGGGTATCCTTCATTTCAAGACCCCAATCTTGTTATTCATACAGTTCAATGCATAGGCAGGAGGAAAGAAAGTTGATATCCAATCACCTTCTTTCCAGTATCACTCGAACTATTCAGTTAAGAGCCTATTTTATTTCAAAAGTCTCACCTGAAAGGTATATGTCCAATTGAAGGCCATTGCCTCCCAGCTTATTTTGTGACTGTTTTAAACTGGCTTTTGGGTTAGAAATTTTCACAACCTGAGCAGCTCCGTATACCTTTGCTGTTTTTCCTTGGGAAATACATAGGGCAGTGGATTCATCAATGCCAATAGAATGTAATTGAGGGTACTCAATAGCTGTACTAATGATGCGGTTATAGCGGCTTCTAGCAACAAAATGTTGGTCAATAATGGCTTGAGGGAATAGTCCCAGTCCTTCCATTATTTCGATATTACCTTTTTCAATAACAGCAGGGGTAGAGCGGTATTCAGTGTGATTCTTTTCGTTACCTGTAATCATGTGTTGACTCATAAGGGCTGCACCAGCACTAGTTCCGGCAATGGTAGTTCCCTTTTGATATGCTTGCTGCAAGATGGCTTTGACCTCACTACCTTGTATGCGTTGCATGAATAGGTTTTGATCTCCTCCTGGTAAATATATTAGAGGATAACGGTCAAGTGTACTAAGTATATCAGCTGAAGGAAGAGAGTCACCTATATAAAAGTTATGAACCTTGGTGAAACCTTGTTCTGTAAACTGCTTCTTTGCATAAAAGAAGGAGGTGTCTGGTTCACTGCTTGAAAGTGGTAAAATAGCAATACTGTCCTGTGGGGTAATGCCAGCTTCTTCAATCAGTGATTGTATAAGTGATGGAGGCCTTTTTCCTCCTCCGATAATAAATAGCTTTCCTTCTATGTCAGCAACACTATTATTTGAGGCTAACTTTACTTTGTTATCAGAATTTTCTTTGTGGCAACTGATAATAAAAACAGTGAAAAGAATATATATGATGATCTTTTTCATGACCTATTTATGTTTATAATATTCTGTTTTGGTTCAAAAAACCTTAACATTATATGTTTTGATGCGACATTTATTAAAAAATGGGCTTACATATTGTATTTAATACAAACACTTGTTAATATTGGATTTATCGAATAAACGATACCAACTTATAAAGATGAACGCAATTTTTACACTTCAACTTTCGGATTGCAAGCCACTTCAGCTTATGGGTTTGCAGCCTATCTTCGACTG
The Limibacter armeniacum DNA segment above includes these coding regions:
- a CDS encoding cyanophycinase, producing the protein MKKIIIYILFTVFIISCHKENSDNKVKLASNNSVADIEGKLFIIGGGKRPPSLIQSLIEEAGITPQDSIAILPLSSSEPDTSFFYAKKQFTEQGFTKVHNFYIGDSLPSADILSTLDRYPLIYLPGGDQNLFMQRIQGSEVKAILQQAYQKGTTIAGTSAGAALMSQHMITGNEKNHTEYRSTPAVIEKGNIEIMEGLGLFPQAIIDQHFVARSRYNRIISTAIEYPQLHSIGIDESTALCISQGKTAKVYGAAQVVKISNPKASLKQSQNKLGGNGLQLDIYLSGETFEIK
- a CDS encoding YfcC family protein; this encodes MKFKLPETLVIVSGILLLFIGLTWVVPAGEFERTVVNNRTILVAGSYQEVNPAPQSLLSFFTAPIRGFASAAEVIAFIFIVGGAFGMLNATGAINAGLQKLVFFSSKHPMYKWLIIPFIMLIFSFAGATFGMSEEVLVFILITIPLAHAMQLDTIVGVAIPFVGAGAGFAGAFYNPFTIGIAQGIAQLPTFSGLQYRFMVWIIMTFLAIGFVMFYALRISKSTSKSILYGKDVLLNEKSNKLQAEEIPLTPQRTIILIGFGIALLLLAWGVKVHGWYMVEIGALFFGLGLISSIISRMDTSTMVKAFTEGAKEMMTACLVVAFCKGILLVAEDGKIIDSLLFYISEPVKNMPKALSVEVMFLVQSTLNLFLPSGSGQAALTMPIMAPLSDLLGVSRQTAVLAFQLGDGLTNMIIPTSGVTMGVLAIAKIPYDKWLKWMMPLFILLTLAGMVLLLGPVILFEWH